GACACGCTGGGCCGCTTGGAGTCCGAGGCGATCCACATCTTCCGCGAGGTGGCGGGTGAGTTCGACCGGCCGGTGATCCTGTTCTCCGGTGGCAAGGACTCCACCCTGCTGCTGCACCTGGCGGTGAAGGCGTTCTGGCCCGCGCCGGTGCCGTTCCCGTTGCTGCACGTGGACACCGGGCACAACTTCGAGGAGGTCATCGAGTTCCGCGACAGGGTGGTGGCCGGGCACGGCCTGCGCCTGGAGGTCGCCAGGGTGCAGGACTACATCGACGACGGCAGGCTCGCCGAGCGCCCCGACGGCACCCGCAACCCGCTGCAGACGGTGCCGCTGCTGGACGCGATCACCGGTCACAGGTTCGACGCGGTGTTCGGCGGCGGCCGGCGGGACGAGGAGCGGGCGCGGGCCAAGGAGCGGATCTTCAGCCTGCGCAACTCCTTCGGCCAGTGGGAGCCGCGCCGGCAGCGCCCGGAGCTGTGGAACCTCTACAACGGCCGCCACCGCGCGGGCGAGCACGTGCGGGTGTTCCCGCTGTCGAACTGGACCGAGCTGGACGTGTGGCACTACATCGCCCGTGAGGGCATCGAGCTGCCGTCGATCTACTACGCCCACCGCCGCGAGGTCTACCTGCGCGACGGGATGTGGCTGGCGCAAGGCCCGTGGGGCGGGCCGCGGCCGGGCGAGGAGCTGGTGGAGAAGACCGTGCGCTACCGCACCGTCGGCGACGGGTCGTGCACCGGCGCGGTCGAGTCCGACGCCGCCGACATCGGGGCCGTCATCGCCGAGGTGGCGGCCAGCAGGCTCACCGAGCGCGGCGCGACCCGCGCGGACGACCGGCTGTCGGAGGCCGCCATGGAAGACCGCAAGCGGGAGGGCTACTTCTAGATGAGCGAGCTGTTGAGGTTGGCGACGGCCGGCAGCGTGGACGACGGCAAGTCCACGCTGGTCGGCAGGCTGCTGTACGACACCAAGTCCGTGCTGGCCGACACGCTGGAGGCGGTGCACCGCGCCAGCGCCGACCGCGGTCTGACCACGCCCGACCTGTCGCTGCTGGTGGACGGCCTGCGCTCGGAGCGCGAGCAGGGCATCACCATCGACGTGGCCTACCGCTACTTCGCCACGCCCCGGCGCTCGTTCGTGCTGGCCGACACCCCCGGCCACGTGCAGTACACCCGCAACACCGTGACCGGCGCGTCCACCGCGCAGCTGGGTGTGCTGCTGGTCGACGCGCGCAAGGGCGTCATCGAGCAGACCCGCAGGCACGCGGCCGTGCTGGCGCTGCTGGGCGTGCCGCGCCTGGTGCTGGCGGTCAACAAGATCGACCTGGTCGACTTCGACGAGGTCGCCTTCGCCCGCATCGCCAAGGAGTTCACCGCGCACGCCACCGCCCTGGGCTACGCCGAGGACGCCGTGGTGGGGATCCCGGTCTCCGCGCTGGGCGGCGACAACGTGGTGCAACGCTCCGGGCGCACCCCCTGGTACCCGGGCCCGACGCTGCTGGAGCACCTGGAGTCGGTGCCGGTGGACCCCGACGAGCACGACGCGCCGTTGCGCTTCCCGGTGCAGTACGTGATCCGCCCGCGCACCGCCGAGCACCCGGACTACCGCGGCTACGCGGGCCAGGTCGCGGCGGGCACCGTGCGGGTCGGCGACGAGGTCGCCGTGCTGCCCGCCGGGCTGCGCTCGACCGTGACCGGCATCGACACCGCCGACGGCCCCCTGCGGGAAGCCGGGGCGGGCCGCTCGGTGACCCTGCTGCTGGCCCACGACCTGGACATCTCCCGCGGCGACCTGATCGCGACCGCCACAAGGCAACCGACCGTCACCGACGAGTTCGACGCCACCGTGTGCTGGCTGTCGGACAAGGCGCTGACACCCGGCGCCCGCGTCCTGGTCAAGCACGGCACGCGCACCGTGCAGGCCATCATCACCGAACTGCGCACCCGATTCGACGAGCAGAGGCTCGCCAGCACCGACGCGCCGAACTCGCTGGAGCTGAACGAGATCGGCCAGGTGGCGGTGCGCACCGCGGAGCCGATCCCGGTGGACGACTACGCGAAGGACCGCCGGACGGGGGCGTTCCTGGTCATCGACGTCGCGGACGGCAGCACGCTGGCCGCGGGGCTCGTGGGCGCGCCGCTGCCGGAGCTGGACGGCGTGGACAGCTGTACCGAGGGCGGCGACGCCGCCCAGCCCGACAGCCACGCCCTCGTCTCCCCCGGCCCCTGAGAGGTTCCACGATCGTGAGCACCAAGCGTCGTTTCCTGACCGCGTCACTGGCAGCACTGACCGCACTCACGGCACTCGCCGGGTGCTCCCGGGTCGATCGCGGTGACGAACCCGCCGCCGCCCAGGACCTGGGCGCGGCGGCGGAGGTCCGCCTCGGCTACTTCCCCAACGTCACCCACGCCGCCGCGCTGATCGGCGTCGACCAGGGCCTGTTCGCCAAGGAGCTCGGCGGCGCCAAGCTCACCACCCAGACCTTCAACGCGGGCCCCGACGCGGTGAACGCGCTGCTCGGCAGCTCGCTGGACGTGACGTTCATCGGCTCCGGCCCGGCCATCAACGCCTACGCGAAGTCGAACGGCGAGGCGGTCCGGCTGATCGCCGGCGCGACCTCGGGCGGCGCGCAGCTCGTGGTCAAGCCCGAGATCGCCACGCCCGCCGACCTCGCCGGCAAGGTCCTCACCACCCCGCAGCTGGGCAACACCCAGGACGTCGCGCTGAAGAAGTGGCTGGCCGACGAGAAGCTGGACGTCCAGGTGACCAACGTCGAGAACTCGCAGTCGCTGGACCTGTTCAAGCGCGGCGACATCCAGGGCGCGTGGGCGCCGGAGCCGTGGTCGTCGCGGCTGGTGCTGGACGCGGGCGCGAAGGTGCTGCTGGACGAGAAGGACCTGTGGGAGGGCGGCAAGTTCCCGACTACGGTGCTGCTGGTGCGCGCCAAGTTCCTCCAGGAGCACCCGCAGACGGTCGAGGCGCTGCTGCGCGGACACCTCGCGGCCACCGACTTCGCGCAGAACAACGAGGTCGAGGCCAAGCAGATCGTCAACAAGGCGCTCAAGGACCTGACCGGCAAGGCACTGGGCGACCCGGTGCTGGACCGGGCGTTCGACAACATCGAGCTGACGGTCGACCCGCAGGCCGGGAGCTTCCCCCGGTTGGCGCAGGACGCGGTGACCGCGGGCGTGGCGAAGGAGGCCGCGAACGTGGCCGGTCTCGCCGACTTCACGCTGCTGAACAAGGTGCTCTCGGCGGCGGGCAAGCCGACCGTGGACGCCGCCGGGCTGGACAAGAAGTAACTCGAGGAAGGCAGGCACACCATGACCGCCACGCTTGAGAACCCGCCGGCCGTGTCCGACGTGAACGCCGCGGTGACCTTGTCCGGGGTCCGGAAGGTCTTCGGCCACGGCGCCAACGGCGTCGTCGCGCTCGACGGCGTCGACCTGACGGTCGCCCCTGGCGAGTTCGTGTGCCTGCTGGGCGCGTCCGGCTGCGGCAAGTCGACCTTGCTGAACCTGGTCGCCGGGCTGGACGCGCCCACCTCCGGCCGCATCGACCTGACCACGTCGCGGCCCGCGGTGATGTTCCAGGAGGCCGCGCTGATGCCGTGGCTGACCGCCGCGCGCAACGTCGAGCTGCCGCTGCGGCTGGCCGGCGTGAAGCGGGGTGCGCGCCGCGAGAAGGCCAGCGAGCTGCTGTCGCTGGTGCGGCTGGTCGGCGCGGGCCACAAGCGCCCGCACGAGCTGTCCGGCGGCATGCGGCAGCGGGTGGCGCTGGCGCGCGCGCTGGCGTCCACCCTGGGCAGCGCCGAGGTCGGCACGCCCGGCCTGCTGCTGATGGACGAGCCGTTCGCCGCGCTGGACGCCATCACCCGCGACGTGCTCCAGGCCGAGCTGGTGCGGGTGTGGCGCGAGACGTCGACCGCGATCGTGTTCGTCACGCACGACGTGCGCGAGGCCGTGCGGCTGGGCCAGCGGGTCGTGCTGCTGTCCTCCCGGCCGGGCCGCGTGGTCCGCGAGTGGTCCACCGTGGACTGCGACGAGCCCGCCGTCATCGAGGACATCACGTCCCACCTGCGAGAGGTGATCAGCGGTCATGCCGCAGCTTGACACTGACCTCGCCGCGGTCGGCGCCGGCCTGGACGCGCTGGACGCGCCGTCGCAGGAGCAGCGGCCGTCGGTCCGCAAGAGGTTCGTCCGGACCGCCGTGCCGCCGCTGATCGCGTTCGGGCTGCTGCTCGGCGTGTGGCAGGCGCTGTGGGCGCTGGCGTTCTGGCCGGAGTACCAGCTGCCGTCGCCGGGGTCGGTGTGGGCGGCGGTGGTCGAGGCGGTCCGGACCGGCCGGGCGTTCGAGGTGCTGTGGACGTCGGTGAGCCGGGCCGTGCTCGGGTTCCTCACCGCCGTGGTGATCGCCACCCCGCTCGGGTTGCTGATCGCCAAGGTGCGGGTGGTGCGGGCGGCCATCGGGTCGCTGCTGACCGGTCTGCAGTCGCTGCCGTCGGTGGCGTGGGTGCCCGCGGGCATCCTGTGGTTCGGCGCGACGCCCGCGACCATCTACTTCGTGGTGCTGATGGGTTCGGTGCCGTCCATCGCGAACGGCCTGGTGTCGGGCGTCGACCAGATCCCGCCGCTGCTGCCGCGGGTCGGCCAGGCGCTCGGCGCCGGTCGGCTGGCCGCGGCCCGGCACATCCTGCTGCCCGCCGCGCTGCCCGGGTACCTGGCCGGGTTGAAGCAGGGGTGGGCGTTCTCCTGGCGGTCGCTGATGGCCGCGGAGATCATCGCCACCTCGCCGCAGCTCGGCGAGGGGCTGGGGCAGTACCTGCACAACGGGTCGGCGTTGAACGACATCTCGATGGTGATCGCGGCGATCTTCCTGATCCTGCTGGTCGGCGTCGGCATCGAGCTGCTGGTGTTCCGGCCGCTGGAGCGGGCGGTGCTGCGGGCGCGCGGTTTGACGGGTGCGCTGTGACCGCGCTGGTGGCCGTGGCGCACGGCAGCCGTGACCCCCGTTCGGCGGCGGTCGTGCACCAGTTGCTGGACGTGGTGCGGGCGATGGCGCCGTCGCTGGACGTGCGCGGGTCGTTCCTGGACCTGTCCGTGCCGCTGCTGGGCGACGTGCTGCGCGGCGTGCGGGCGGACGGCCACCGCTCGGCCGTGGTCGTGCCGCTGCTGCTGGGCAAGGCCTTCCACGCGCGGGTCGACGTGCCGGGCGCGGTGGCGGAGGCCAGGGCGCCCGGCCTGGCCGTGACGATCGCCGACGTGCTCGGCCCGGACCCCCGGCTGGAGTCCGCGGCCCTGCGCCGCCTGGCCTCGGTGGGCGTCCGCTCCCGCGACCGGACCCTCGGCGTCGTCCTCGCGGGCGCCGGCTCCTCGCACGCCCCGGCCAACGCCCTGGTCTCCTCCATCGCCGCCCGGTGGGCCGAGGGCTCCGGCTGGGCGGGGGTGGAGGCCGCCTTCGCCTCCACCGCCGAGCCTGACGTGCCGACGGCCGTCGCGCGCCTGCGTGCGCGGGGCGCCCGCCGCATCGCCGTGGCGTCGTGGTTCCTGGCCCCGGGCTTCCTCCCGGACCGGGTCACCCGCCTGGCCGGCGAGGGCGCGATCATCGCCCCACCGCTGGGCCCGGACCCCGAGGTCGCCGAACTGGTCCTGCACCGCTACGAAGCCGCCCTGGCCACCGACCTGGCCGCTTCGGCCTGACCGTGCCCCCTGCCTGCCAGGTCGACTCACAATACCCCCCGTTGTGGGGGGTATTGTGTAAGTCTTGGCTGGTTGGAGGCTGCTGTGGCAGGAGAGCTCCGGGACTGGATACCGGTCCGAACGGCCGCGGACCGGCTCCGCGTCTCGCCTGAGCACGTCCGCGAACTGGTCCGCTCCGGGCACCTCGAAGCGATCAAGCCCGGTCGAGACGTGCTCGTGCGGTCCGAGGCGGTGGCCCGTCGAGCGACCGTGGTCAGACCGAAGGCAGGACGTCCGCTGTCACCGTCGATGGCTTGGGCGGTGCTGTGGCTGACCTCGGGAGTGACACCGCACTGGGTGTCCTCGTCCGAGGTGTCCCGAGCCCGGCGTTACGCCCGCCGACCGTTGTCGGAGTGGCCTCGGCTGCTGGCCGGTCGGGCCCAGGTGCACCGCGTGCGGATGCCCAACGCTGCCCGAAAGCGCGTCCGGTCGCTAACCGGCGTAGCGATCGGAGGACCGTGGGCGGCCCGGCTGCACGGTGCCAACCTCGTCCTGCCGGACGGGGAACCCGACGAGTTGTACCTGGCGCCCGCCGCGTTCGTCGCGTTGCGCGGGATGAAGGGCATCGGCTGGCAGTCGACTTCGCCCGACGTGTCGCTCCGCGTCGTGCCGCACGGCCTGCCGGACGCGCTCGTGTCGCGGATCGTCGGCGAGGTCGCGGTGTCGAGCGGAGCGGCGGCAGCGGATCTGCTGGACCTGGGGGACGACCGCTCCCGTCATGCCGCGGCCGAATTGCTGGGGAGGAACGACTAACCTGTCGGCGCATGAATTCCGACAGGTGGCCGGATCTGCCCGTTCTCGGTCAGCCGAGTTGCCGGCATTGCCCAACAATGCGTTGTGGCCCGGTCTTTTCACGCTCTCCGAGCACCTGATCTGGAAACCACTCCGCCAGGACGGACCATCCCGGTTTTCGGCGGACGTCAGGCACTACGCAACCGTGTTGTCGTGCAGGCCACCCATGATGGGCGAGAAGCGGACATCGTGATACCGGACCTGGCGCGTGCCCTGACGATCAAGGCAGCCGCGTACAGCGAACACGCACGCTCACGCCCGGCACAGGCGTTCAACTCGCGGCACTTGCTCGACCAGACGTTCCTGGCCTCCGTGGTCGCGGACCCCGACGAGGTCGTCGAAGCACTCGGCCCCGTGCCGACCGAAGGTCACCTCGACCAAGCGGCCGTCCTCGACGACTTCGATCACCCCGCCTGGTCGGGTGCCGGGGAGGACGTGGAGGACGCTCAACTGACCTGGGATGTGTTGCGCCACGGCTACGAGACCCCATGACGAGCTTCGCAGCCTGCGGAGGTCGAGTGGGAACGGCTCGTTCGTGGGCCGAGCCGGTCAGAGGCGGCGCGGCAGGGAGAGCGCGGCGATGCGCTGCACGCTCCGCCTCACCAGGTTCTCGTCCAGCACCGCCCGCACCGCTGTCTTGTCACCACTTCCCCGGGCTGGGGTCACGGACCTGGCGCACACCACCGATGTACAGGCGTCGCTGAACGACGGCCCGGCGCCCGAGACGGCGAACACCGAGCCGTCGACGGCGAAGTCCGGCCGGCCACCAGGGTGGCCGGGGACCGGACGCGGCACTAGGCGTCCGGGGGTGACACCTCGTCCGCATCCAGGGCTTCGACCAGGCGTTGCATGACCTTCGACGTCGTGCGCAGGTCTTCCAGGTCGACCTGGGCCGAGATGCGGTTGGTGAAGGCGTGCTGCGCCTCGGCCAGGCGGGAGATGGCGTCGTGGCCCGCGGGGGTGGGGCGGAACAGCTTGGCGCGCTTGTGGGCCGGGTTGGGCAGGTACTCCGCCAGGCCCTTCTCCACCAGCAGGTCGGCGATGCGCTGCACGCTCTGCCGGGTCAGGCTCATCTCGCGGGCGATGCCGGCGACCGGCAGGGGTTGGCGCAGGACGGCGCCGAGGACCTGCCACCACGCGGCCGTGAGGCCCACCGGTTTCGTCATCAGCTCGGCGGCCTCCAGGAAGCCGCCGTAGAGCCGGAACGTGCGCATGATGACCTCGGTCAGCACGTCCCCGCCCTCGGTGCGGGGTTCGACGTCGCTCACGGGGCCGCGCTCACGAAGCCGCGCCGACCAGCTTGCCGAACCACGTCGGGTCGCCGGTGCGGTACAGGCCGTACCACGCTTCGAGCACGGCCGGCTCGTACAGGTCCAGCTCGGCGAAGACCTCCCGCGCGAACTCCAGCGACGACGCCGCGCCGGCCGTGATCAGGCCGTCCGCCCGCACGGCGCGTTCGGCGCTGAACAGCGCGGCGCCGGTGTAGCCGGGCACGGCCGCGAGCTGGCCGACCACGTTGCCGCCGTGCGCCCGCGAGTTGAGCAGCCCCTCCGCGGCGAGCCCGATCGTCGCGCCGCAGATCGCCGCCACCGGCACGCCCGCCGCCAGCCACCGACCCGCCGCCTCGGCGAACGCCGCGTTGGAGCCGTCCTCCCACGTGTTCGCGCCGGGCAGGATCAGCATCGCGCTGTCCGCCGGCTCGACGTCGGCCAGCGCCACGTCCGGCGTGATCCGCAGGCCACCGATGGACGTGACGGGGTCGAGCGTCAGGCCGACGGTCCGCACCCGGTAGCGGCCGGGCGCTTTCTGGAACTGGGGCGTGTTGATCTGCGCCGCGGCGAACCCGAACTCCCAGTCGGCCAGCGCGTCGTACAGGGCGAGGTGCACCGTCTCCGTCTTCATGACAGTAGCCTGCCACTTTGACAGTATGCTGTCAATAAGCCGGGGATCGTAGAGTGCGACCCATGGCAGACGAGCTGGTCCACTACGAGGTGCGGCGTGGCATCGCGACGATCACGCTGGACTCCCCCCGCAACCGCAACGCCCTGTCCGCGCGACTGCGCGCCGAGCTGACCGGCCACCTGAAGACCGCCACGGCCGACGACGCCGTGCGCGTGATCGTGCTGAGCCACACCGGACCGGTGTTCTGCTCCGGCATGGACCTCAAGGAGGCGGGTGGCGCGAGCGCCGGCGATCAGGGGGTCAACGAGTTCCCGGCGATCCTGGAGCAGCTGTGGACCAGCCCGAAGCCCGTGGTGGCACGGCTGGCCGGCCCGGCGCGCGCGGGCGGCGTCGGGATCGTCGCGGCGTGCGACATCGCGGTCGCGGTGGACACGGCCACGTTCGCGTTCAGCGAGGTCCGGATCGGCGTCGTGCCGGCCGTCATCTCGGTGACCGTGCTGCCCCGCCTGCTGCCGCGCGCCGCGCACGAGCTGTTCCTGACCGGCGAGACGTTCGCCGCGCCGAGGGCCGTCGCCATCGGCCTGATCAACTCGGCGGTGCCCGCGGCCGACCTCGACGCCGAGGTCGACCGCTACACCGACATGCTGGCGCTGGGCGCGCCCAACGCCCTGGCCGCCACCAAGCGGATGCTCCAGGAGCCCCGGTCGACCGAGCTGGGCGAGGTGTTCGCCGACATGCTGGCCCTGTCCGCGCGGCACTTCGGCGGGCCCGAGGGCCAGGAGGGCATCGCGGCGTTCGTCGGCAAGCGCAAGCCGTCCTGGGCGCCGGACTAGAACCAGCCGGTGCACTCGATCCGGCCCTCGGACGACCCGCACGCCCGCATCAGCCTGGCGTCGTTGTCGAACGCCTCGGTGTGCGCGCCGTTGCCGGACTGGATCCGGGTGTAACCGAGGAACCCCCGGTAGCCGGACCCGTCGAGGTTCTTGCGGTCCGTCCAGATCTCCTCGCCGGGCTTGCCGTCGCTCAACCGCCCCCACGCGCAGCGGGTGCGGTTGGACGCGCGGAGCTCGACGACCCGGCCGTTCGGCGTGGTGACCGGGTTGTCCCCGCCGGCCACGTCGAACGGCGTGAACGGCTCCAGGTAGTCGCAGCCCGGCTCGCGGGCGTCGGCGGGGGCCGCGGAGGTCAGCGCGAGCGCCACAGCGGCGACCAGGCGCGGTACCAGGTGGTTCATGGCTGGACTGTGCCGGTTGTGAGGGTCCCTCGCAGCGCGAGCGGGCGGGAATGACTCAGTCGGTGTACACGCTCACGCGTGACGCCTCAGAGCCGCCTCGCACCGGTCACCGCCGGTCGAGGCTCCCCGCCCCGGCGTCCGCGATGAAGGCGCGGAAGGACCCCGCCGGGAACACCAGAGCCGGCCCGGCGGGAGCCTTGCTGTCCCGCACCGCCGTAGCCGCCTCAAGGCAGGCCAGCTCGACGCACTGAGCCCCATTGCCGCCGTTCGTCCGACTGCTCTTGCGCCACCGTGCACCGGAAAGGGCGGTGGCCTCGGTCCACATGTCTGCACTCCTAGGTCGGGTCGTGATCTGCGATCCGGTGGTCCGGTATCGCCTCTGAGTCGCGCTCGGATGCCGCCAGGTTCCACGCCTGGTCGAACGCTGCGACGTACGGCGCGGTGGCTTTGACGTAGTCAGGGCGCGTCAATGATTCAACGTACGCGATCGTCTTGCCCGGTTCGACGTGCAGCAGCGTGAACGGGCAGCTCAACGCCGGAACGATCCCGCTCGTCGCGGACCTGGGCAGCACGCGGAAGCGGACGTTCGGCATCCGGGCGACTTCGCGGAGGTGTTCGAGCTGGCGACGCAGCACGTCCGCTCCACCGTTCGAGCGGTGCAGCGCGTCTTCGCCGAGCGCGACCCAGACCGCCGGGCCGTCCGACCGGATCACCCGGCGCCCGCGTTCCGCCCGTTCCTGGGCGAGGCCCGCGACGTCGGCGGCCGCGACGACCGGGGACATGGACAGTGCCGCGAAGGCGTACTCCGCGGTCTGGAGCAGTCCCGGGATCTCGTTGTAGACCATGCGGATCTCGGCGGCCCGCCGTTCGAGCGAGACGTACTGCCTCGACGTGAGCGCGGTCTTCGCGGGCTTGGCCCGACGTCGGGCGACCGTGGCGAGTGACCGCAACTCGTCGGCCTGCGCCGAAGTGACCGCGTAGCGCGAAACCATCCAGTCGACGTCCTGCGGCCGCAGAGCGATCATGCCTCGGAGAAGCGCTGCCGAAGTTGCGCGAGCTCACCGAGAGCGAACTCGTCGACTGACCGCACACCGCCTCGCGCGGTGACCCCCGACGACTCAGTCGGTGTACACGACGGTCAGCACCCGGTCCCCCACCTCGGCGGTGCGGGCGGCGGCGTCGGACAGGACGGCTTCGACGGCGGTGTCGCCGCCCTCCCAGACCAGCACGTGCTCGCCGGCGGGCAGCCAGGAGAGGTCGGTCAGGCAGTCGTACAGCGCGTCGAGGTTGTGGCCGAACCAGTCCGGGAAGCTCAGCGCGTCCGCGATGGCGGCGATGGCGTCCTGCTTGGTGCGCGCGCCCCGGCGCACCACGTGCCGGCGGCTCACCTGCTCACGTCCACGACGACGAACGACTCGTAGTGGTCGGCGGTGTAGTACACCTCGTCCGACGACCCGGTGACGAGCCGTCGCGCCCCTCTGTCGTCACTGCCCGGCGTGGGCACCGTGTACTCCCGGTAGTAGTCGCGGGGCTGGTCGGGCAGGCGCTCCTCCCGGTTCTGGAACGTCACGCCGTCGTTGCGCGGGTACGGGAACGGGCCGCCGCGACCGATCAGCTCCCACGTGGCCCGAACCTGCTCGGGCAGGCTCGACAGCGCCTCGACCGGCAGCCCCGAGCCCGCGCCGGGCACCCCCGAGACCGAGGGCGCCGGGTCGGTCGACGTGCCGGTGAGGTCCTTGGCGAAGTAGCCGACCACGACGAGCGCGATCAGGCCGAGCAGTGCGACGGAGAGCCGCCGGGCGGGAGTCACGGTCGAGAGCCTACGAAGGACGGCTCGCGTCGACCTTCCCGGGCTGGGCCTCCGGGTCGACCTTGGGCACCGGGTTGAACCTGGTCGAGGCGTTGTCCACGACCCGGTCGATCAGCCGGGCCACCCCCAGGCACAACGGCAGCAGCACGCACATGAGCAGGGCGAACTGGACCGGGAAGGCCAGCTGCGCGAGCCACAGCTCGACCCCGTCCCACCACTGCTCGAACGCGTCCACCACGCCACCGAGCTTAGTCCCGTGACGCGCTTCACCGCACGCGGATCACTACCTGTCGGTAAGTTGCCCGCATGTTCGCCGTCTACGCAGCCGAGCCGAGCCCGCAAGACCCGATCGCCGCCCTGCGCGTGGGCGAGCGGCCCGACCCCGAGGTCCCCGAGGGTTGGGTGAAGGTGGCCGTGAGAGCGGCGAGCCTGAACATGCACGACCTGTGGACGCTGCGCGGCGTCGGCATCAAGGCCGAGCAGTTCCCGATGATCCTGGGCTGCGACGGCGCGGGCGTGCTGGAGGACGGGACCGAGGTCGTGCTGCACTCGGTGATCGGCGACCCGGACTGGGGCGGCGACGAGACGCTGGACCCGCGCCGCACGCTGCTCACCGAGAAGCACCAGGGCACGTTCGCCGACCACGTCGTCGTCCCGAAGCGCAACGCGCTGCCGAAGCCCGAGGGCCTGAGCTTCGCCGAGGCGGCGTGCATGGGCACGGCCTGGCTGACCGCGTACCGGATGCTGTTCGTGAAGTCGGGCCTGCGGCCGGGTCAGACGATGCTGGTGCAGGGCGCGTCCGGCGGGGTCTCGACGGCGCTGGTGCAGCTGGGCCGGGCGGCGGGGTTCCGGGTGTGGGTGACCGGCCGCACGGAGGAGAAGCGCGCGTTGGCCGAGAGCCTGGGCGCGCACCGGGCGTTCGAGTCGGGCGCGCGGCTGCCGGAGCGCGTGGACGCGGTGTTCGAGACCGTCGGCAAGGCCACCTGGTCGCACTCGATGAAGTCGCTCAAGCCGGGCGGGATCGTGGTGATCTCCGGCGCGACCAGCGGTGACGCGTCGGCGGCCGAGCTGCAGCGGCTGTTCTTCCTCCAGCTGCGGGTGGTCGGCTCGACCATGGGCACCCGCGAGGAGCTCGGCGACCTGCTGGCGTTCTGCGACCTGAACGGCCTGCGCCCGCAGATCGGCGCGGAGCTGCCGTTCGAGCGGGTCGAGGAAGGTCTGCGGTCGATGCTCGACGGCGAGACGGCGGGCAAGGTCGTCTTCACGCGGAGCTGAACCTCAATCATCCGGTGGCACAAAATCCGCTCTCTCCAGTGGTGTGATCGAACAAACCCGGTAGCTGTCGACCGGCGTACGGTTCGCCGCACACCAATCCACCGAGGGAGTTGGGCGCATGACGGTGCAGGACGGGTTAGGCGGGGGCAGCGGCGTCTTCCGCCGCAAGCCGATCGAGCAGATCGGGGACGAGAAGACGGCGCTGACCCGCACGTTGGGGTTGTGGCAGCTCACCGCGATCGGCATCGGCGGCATCATCGGCGCGGGCATCTTCTCGCTGGCGGGCGCCGTGGCCAACAAGACCGCCGGCCCGGCCGTGCTGATCTCGTTCCTCGTCGCGGGCATCGCCAGCGCCGCCGCCGCGTTCTCCTACGCGGAGTTCGCGGGCCTCATCCCGAAGGCGGGGTCGGCGTACACCTACGGCTACGCCGTGCTCGGCGAGGTCGTCGGCTGGCTCATCGGCTGGGACCTGCTGCTGGAGTACACCGCGATCGTGGCGGTGGTGGCGATCGGCATCAGCGGCTACTTCAACGAGCTGCTGAGCCTGCTCGGCATCGACCTGCCGGTGTGGATGCTCGGCGCGCCCGGCACCGAGGGCGCGGACGTGGCGGCGGGCAGCTACAAGGTGAACCTGTTCGCCGTGCTGCTGTGCCTGCTGATCGCGTTCGTGCTCAACACGGGCATGAAGAACGCGGCGCGCTTCGAGACGATCCTGGTGTACCTGAAGGTCGCCGTGGTGCTGCTGGTGATCGTGGTCGGCGCGTTCCACATCAACACCGACAACTACAACCCGTTCTTCCCGTTCGGCTGGGCGGGCGCGTTCACCGGCGCGGCCACGGTGTTCTTCGCGGTGTTCGGCTACGACGCGATGAGCACGGCGGCCGAGGAGTCCAAGGACTCCCAGCGGCACATGCCGAAGGCGATCGTCTACTCGCTGGCCATCTCGATGGTGCTGTACGCGCTGGCCTGCCTGGTGCTCACCGGCATGGTCAACTTCAAGGACGTGGACGCGGAGAGCGCGTTCGCCTCGGCGTTCGCCGACGTCGGCCTGCCCGTGCTGGGCATCATCATCTCGGTCGGCGCGGTGCTGGGCATCACGACCGTGCTGTTCACGTTCCTGATGGGCGCGGCGCGGGTCGGCTACTCGATGTCGCGCGACGGCCTGCTGCCGAAGTGGTTCGCCAA
This genomic window from Saccharothrix sp. HUAS TT1 contains:
- a CDS encoding zinc-binding dehydrogenase — its product is MFAVYAAEPSPQDPIAALRVGERPDPEVPEGWVKVAVRAASLNMHDLWTLRGVGIKAEQFPMILGCDGAGVLEDGTEVVLHSVIGDPDWGGDETLDPRRTLLTEKHQGTFADHVVVPKRNALPKPEGLSFAEAACMGTAWLTAYRMLFVKSGLRPGQTMLVQGASGGVSTALVQLGRAAGFRVWVTGRTEEKRALAESLGAHRAFESGARLPERVDAVFETVGKATWSHSMKSLKPGGIVVISGATSGDASAAELQRLFFLQLRVVGSTMGTREELGDLLAFCDLNGLRPQIGAELPFERVEEGLRSMLDGETAGKVVFTRS
- a CDS encoding DUF397 domain-containing protein, which gives rise to MWTEATALSGARWRKSSRTNGGNGAQCVELACLEAATAVRDSKAPAGPALVFPAGSFRAFIADAGAGSLDRR
- a CDS encoding DUF5753 domain-containing protein, with product MIALRPQDVDWMVSRYAVTSAQADELRSLATVARRRAKPAKTALTSRQYVSLERRAAEIRMVYNEIPGLLQTAEYAFAALSMSPVVAAADVAGLAQERAERGRRVIRSDGPAVWVALGEDALHRSNGGADVLRRQLEHLREVARMPNVRFRVLPRSATSGIVPALSCPFTLLHVEPGKTIAYVESLTRPDYVKATAPYVAAFDQAWNLAASERDSEAIPDHRIADHDPT
- a CDS encoding barstar family protein; translation: MSRRHVVRRGARTKQDAIAAIADALSFPDWFGHNLDALYDCLTDLSWLPAGEHVLVWEGGDTAVEAVLSDAAARTAEVGDRVLTVVYTD
- a CDS encoding ribonuclease domain-containing protein; this translates as MTPARRLSVALLGLIALVVVGYFAKDLTGTSTDPAPSVSGVPGAGSGLPVEALSSLPEQVRATWELIGRGGPFPYPRNDGVTFQNREERLPDQPRDYYREYTVPTPGSDDRGARRLVTGSSDEVYYTADHYESFVVVDVSR
- a CDS encoding enoyl-CoA hydratase-related protein, giving the protein MADELVHYEVRRGIATITLDSPRNRNALSARLRAELTGHLKTATADDAVRVIVLSHTGPVFCSGMDLKEAGGASAGDQGVNEFPAILEQLWTSPKPVVARLAGPARAGGVGIVAACDIAVAVDTATFAFSEVRIGVVPAVISVTVLPRLLPRAAHELFLTGETFAAPRAVAIGLINSAVPAADLDAEVDRYTDMLALGAPNALAATKRMLQEPRSTELGEVFADMLALSARHFGGPEGQEGIAAFVGKRKPSWAPD
- a CDS encoding DJ-1/PfpI family protein — protein: MKTETVHLALYDALADWEFGFAAAQINTPQFQKAPGRYRVRTVGLTLDPVTSIGGLRITPDVALADVEPADSAMLILPGANTWEDGSNAAFAEAAGRWLAAGVPVAAICGATIGLAAEGLLNSRAHGGNVVGQLAAVPGYTGAALFSAERAVRADGLITAGAASSLEFAREVFAELDLYEPAVLEAWYGLYRTGDPTWFGKLVGAAS
- a CDS encoding amino acid permease; its protein translation is MTVQDGLGGGSGVFRRKPIEQIGDEKTALTRTLGLWQLTAIGIGGIIGAGIFSLAGAVANKTAGPAVLISFLVAGIASAAAAFSYAEFAGLIPKAGSAYTYGYAVLGEVVGWLIGWDLLLEYTAIVAVVAIGISGYFNELLSLLGIDLPVWMLGAPGTEGADVAAGSYKVNLFAVLLCLLIAFVLNTGMKNAARFETILVYLKVAVVLLVIVVGAFHINTDNYNPFFPFGWAGAFTGAATVFFAVFGYDAMSTAAEESKDSQRHMPKAIVYSLAISMVLYALACLVLTGMVNFKDVDAESAFASAFADVGLPVLGIIISVGAVLGITTVLFTFLMGAARVGYSMSRDGLLPKWFAKTHPVKHVPTRTTWVLGVASAVIAGFLPIAAAAELTNIGILLAFVVVCVAVIVLRYRQPDLPRTFKTPGMPVVPIIGVVFSLWLITFLKPETWLRFGIWFAIGLVVYFAYSRRKSLLNKD